A genomic window from Methanomicrobiales archaeon includes:
- a CDS encoding arginine deiminase family protein — protein sequence MQAGAGAEWEPLRRVMVHAPGIEVFFALLAPGYHLYERFFNLGEAEREHRRMVEVLQNGFQVRVDRLEEAVVQGAGYRAAIRQGLRELAERRLERRCAIPEGELPPRLRAELCFPLPLEERDSEHLFRIALLDPVLTIARDRVRVELDNPLYNLYFMRDQQVATDRGMVLGRMATADRGGEVEVSRLALRALELPIAHEIARGSLEGGDFIPAGAFALVGCGPRTSEEGVQDLLAHGLSFEEVAVVHAPRHPLVGGFDPMVAMHLDTYFNVAAPHLAVGSPVLLEGASVEVYRRDSDGYVREGAGGSLREYVAGKGFELIEISTLEQLCYATNFLCIREGVCVSPDSAVLAPMVLKRLQEKADLYPKKYGPLLAQAERDYARLRHDAEFFPHKADIYAHGLDMTPLLLTNATGGYGGAHCMTCVIRRG from the coding sequence ATGCAGGCCGGGGCCGGAGCCGAGTGGGAGCCGTTGCGCCGCGTGATGGTGCATGCGCCGGGGATCGAGGTCTTCTTCGCCCTCCTGGCGCCGGGATACCACCTGTACGAGCGGTTCTTCAACCTCGGGGAGGCCGAACGGGAGCACCGCCGGATGGTCGAGGTGCTGCAGAACGGGTTCCAGGTCCGGGTCGACCGCCTCGAGGAGGCGGTGGTGCAGGGGGCGGGCTACCGTGCGGCGATCCGCCAGGGTCTCCGGGAGCTCGCCGAACGCCGGCTGGAGAGGCGGTGCGCCATCCCGGAGGGGGAGCTGCCGCCGCGGCTCCGCGCCGAGCTCTGCTTCCCCCTGCCCCTGGAGGAGCGGGATTCCGAACACCTCTTCCGGATCGCGCTGCTCGATCCCGTTCTCACCATCGCCCGCGATCGCGTGCGGGTGGAGCTGGACAACCCCCTCTACAACCTCTACTTCATGCGGGACCAGCAGGTGGCGACCGACCGCGGGATGGTGCTCGGGCGGATGGCGACCGCGGATCGGGGCGGGGAGGTGGAGGTCTCCCGTCTCGCCCTTCGGGCGCTGGAGCTGCCGATAGCCCACGAGATCGCCCGCGGCAGTCTGGAAGGAGGGGATTTCATCCCCGCCGGCGCGTTCGCGCTGGTGGGCTGCGGCCCCCGCACCAGCGAGGAGGGGGTGCAGGATCTCCTGGCGCACGGGCTCTCGTTCGAGGAGGTCGCCGTCGTGCATGCCCCCCGCCACCCGCTCGTCGGAGGTTTCGACCCCATGGTGGCGATGCACCTGGACACCTACTTCAACGTTGCCGCCCCGCACCTGGCCGTGGGCTCCCCGGTTCTCCTGGAGGGGGCGAGCGTGGAGGTCTACCGCAGGGACTCCGACGGGTACGTGCGCGAGGGGGCGGGCGGGAGCCTGCGGGAGTACGTCGCCGGGAAGGGGTTCGAACTGATCGAGATCTCCACGCTCGAGCAGCTCTGCTACGCGACCAACTTTCTCTGCATCCGGGAAGGGGTCTGCGTCTCCCCCGACTCGGCGGTGCTGGCGCCCATGGTGCTGAAGCGGCTGCAGGAGAAAGCCGACCTCTACCCGAAGAAGTACGGGCCGCTGCTCGCCCAGGCGGAGCGGGATTATGCCCGCCTCCGCCACGATGCAGAGTTCTTCCCGCACAAGGCAGACATCTACGCGCATGGCCTCGACATGACCCCTCTCCTGCTCACGAACGCCACCGGCGGCTATGGCGGGGCGCACTGCATGACCTGCGTCATCCGCCGCGGCTGA
- the cas1 gene encoding CRISPR-associated endonuclease Cas1, with protein sequence MDRPPWLVVHGYGSHIKTTQSQLIIQRGGTLERYPLGSVQHLLVLGGHTIHSAAIATLLKGGASITFFDPDGTPLGMLHRYGERPQERIRSAQQSSPGRKYAIAIATAAIRVRIMLVEQLAEAANEPLLFEGESLLLHQAQQELEYLVRMEEVRRLYRLTADMYYEIMARTLPPELGFRRRTERPHRDPVNALLSLGYAVLFGACSVAVHGAHLDPDLGMLHEGAAGLIHDIAETLKPRMVDTAVFAMARNGLDPDTYECTEKRCHLSHDLAGRLIGALHESVRQDEIDDCVNSLRESLLYGTPFRISS encoded by the coding sequence ATGGATCGTCCTCCCTGGCTGGTCGTCCACGGCTACGGTTCCCATATCAAGACCACGCAGTCGCAGCTGATCATCCAGCGGGGCGGGACGCTGGAGCGATACCCCCTGGGCTCCGTGCAGCACCTGCTGGTGCTGGGCGGGCATACCATCCATTCCGCCGCCATCGCGACGCTCCTGAAGGGGGGAGCGTCCATCACCTTCTTCGATCCCGACGGCACCCCCCTCGGGATGCTCCACCGCTACGGGGAGCGCCCCCAGGAGCGGATCCGCTCCGCCCAGCAGAGTTCCCCCGGGCGGAAGTACGCGATCGCGATCGCCACGGCGGCGATCCGGGTCCGCATCATGCTCGTGGAGCAGCTCGCCGAGGCCGCGAACGAACCTCTCCTCTTCGAGGGGGAGTCCCTGCTGCTTCACCAGGCGCAGCAGGAGCTCGAGTACCTGGTGCGGATGGAGGAGGTGCGGCGGCTCTACAGGCTCACGGCGGACATGTACTACGAGATCATGGCACGGACACTCCCGCCGGAGCTCGGGTTCCGCCGGCGGACGGAGCGCCCGCACCGCGATCCGGTCAACGCCCTCCTCTCTCTGGGATACGCGGTCCTCTTCGGTGCCTGCAGCGTCGCGGTGCACGGCGCCCACCTCGACCCGGACCTCGGGATGCTCCACGAGGGGGCGGCGGGGCTGATCCACGACATCGCCGAGACCCTGAAACCCCGGATGGTGGATACGGCCGTCTTCGCGATGGCCCGGAACGGCCTCGATCCCGACACCTACGAGTGCACCGAGAAGCGCTGCCACCTCTCGCACGATCTCGCCGGCAGGCTCATCGGAGCGCTGCACGAATCCGTGCGGCAGGACGAGATCGACGACTGCGTCAACAGTCTCCGCGAGTCCCTGCTCTACGGCACACCGTTCCGGATCTCGTCCTGA
- a CDS encoding acylphosphatase has protein sequence MKTVEILIAGRVQKVGFRSCIRRMAINLGIVGEVENLPDGRVRIVARADAAILEKFTSMLYGCPRAVVRDVEILPHPDADFSQFSVQRTRPQDEIRNGVP, from the coding sequence GTGAAGACGGTCGAGATCCTGATCGCCGGACGCGTCCAGAAGGTGGGGTTCCGCTCCTGCATCCGGAGGATGGCGATCAACCTGGGCATCGTGGGGGAGGTGGAGAACCTCCCCGACGGGCGGGTGCGGATCGTGGCACGCGCGGATGCGGCGATTCTCGAGAAGTTCACCTCGATGCTCTACGGCTGCCCGCGGGCGGTCGTCCGCGACGTGGAGATCCTGCCCCATCCCGATGCCGACTTCTCGCAGTTTTCCGTGCAGCGGACGCGGCCTCAGGACGAGATCCGGAACGGTGTGCCGTAG
- the glmM gene encoding phosphoglucosamine mutase codes for MGVRKVEKRLFGTNGVRGIVGKDMTPDLALRIGAALGSLSDGVIGVGRDTRTSGEALASALKGGVMATGCDVVDLGILPTPALQYLMRQQGYGGGAMITASHNPPEYNGVKVIDADGTEMGDEKLLALEERIFNRDFRSAPWNGVGSETSAPHLVQDYVRGVVEQFPGPIGGGMTVAVDPGSGPSCLTTPAILAALGCRVFTIHAQMDGRFPGRMPEPSVEGLAALSELVRGSGAAFGVAHDGDADRAVFVDESGRFVDEMDEFALIEQFICRSRKGVVVAPVSCSRMIEDVAEQNGCRIEYTPVGSVYVARRMRELAAAGEPVVFGGEGNGGLIFPSFQFCRDGAMTAAMMVHLLAREGRPLSSLVARLPPHHTIQRKIRTRTPLEILRRIEKAYAGDALDFTDGIRIVRDDGWALVRASGTEPLVRVIVESGDEERAKRFYEEIIRCIEPETGQF; via the coding sequence GTGGGCGTGCGGAAGGTTGAGAAGCGGCTGTTCGGCACGAACGGCGTGCGGGGCATCGTCGGGAAGGACATGACGCCGGATCTCGCGCTCCGCATCGGCGCGGCGCTGGGATCCCTGTCGGACGGCGTCATCGGCGTCGGGCGGGACACGCGGACTTCGGGAGAGGCGCTCGCGAGCGCCCTCAAGGGGGGGGTCATGGCGACGGGATGCGACGTGGTCGACCTCGGCATCCTCCCGACGCCGGCCCTCCAGTATCTGATGCGCCAGCAGGGCTACGGGGGCGGGGCGATGATCACCGCCTCCCACAACCCGCCGGAGTACAACGGGGTCAAGGTCATCGATGCGGACGGGACCGAGATGGGGGACGAGAAACTCCTGGCCCTCGAAGAGCGGATCTTCAACCGGGACTTCCGTTCCGCCCCCTGGAACGGTGTGGGGAGCGAGACGTCCGCCCCCCATCTGGTGCAGGACTACGTCCGCGGCGTCGTGGAGCAGTTCCCGGGCCCGATCGGCGGCGGCATGACCGTCGCGGTGGACCCCGGCTCCGGCCCCTCCTGCCTGACGACACCCGCGATCCTCGCCGCCCTGGGCTGCCGGGTCTTCACCATCCACGCCCAGATGGACGGCCGTTTTCCCGGAAGGATGCCGGAACCCTCCGTGGAGGGGCTTGCCGCACTGTCCGAACTGGTCCGGGGCAGCGGGGCGGCATTCGGCGTCGCTCACGACGGGGATGCCGACCGTGCGGTCTTCGTGGACGAGAGCGGGCGGTTCGTGGACGAGATGGACGAGTTCGCCCTCATCGAGCAGTTCATCTGCCGCTCCCGCAAGGGGGTCGTGGTGGCGCCGGTGAGCTGCTCCCGCATGATCGAGGACGTGGCCGAACAGAACGGCTGCCGGATCGAGTACACCCCCGTCGGGAGCGTATACGTGGCGAGGAGAATGCGGGAGCTGGCGGCCGCCGGCGAACCCGTGGTCTTCGGGGGCGAGGGCAACGGCGGGCTGATCTTCCCCTCGTTCCAGTTCTGCCGCGACGGTGCGATGACCGCGGCGATGATGGTGCACCTGCTCGCCCGCGAGGGGCGGCCCCTCTCCTCCCTGGTCGCCCGGCTGCCGCCCCACCACACGATCCAGCGGAAGATCCGCACCCGCACGCCGCTCGAGATCCTGCGGCGGATCGAGAAGGCCTACGCCGGCGATGCCCTGGACTTCACCGACGGCATCCGCATCGTGCGCGACGACGGCTGGGCGCTCGTGCGGGCTTCGGGCACGGAGCCCCTGGTGCGGGTGATCGTGGAGTCCGGCGACGAGGAGAGGGCAAAACGCTTCTACGAAGAGATCATCCGCTGCATCGAACCGGAAACCGGCCAGTTCTGA
- the mobB gene encoding molybdopterin-guanine dinucleotide biosynthesis protein B, which produces MRIIHVAGTSGAGKTTFIVDLIRRLAPIGKTAAVKHLGHHRYALEVGKDTTRYHAAGAAVSAGIDAEKAVLVAADADLDAVLSQLADAGVEYAIVEGFKTRAFPKIVIGDLAAENTVLRNPAVEEVVEALPRFQDYVTLPGLVAGLQREHGADRGAIVTYAGRVEDAGGREGARGPPPAAIALALEEIRRETEGMAGIIGVRLHCSPPGIVMIAVLAEDSAAAFQAADAAREKLMRRLHHTE; this is translated from the coding sequence ATGCGGATCATCCACGTGGCGGGCACCTCCGGCGCCGGGAAGACCACCTTCATTGTGGACCTGATCCGCCGCCTCGCCCCGATCGGGAAGACAGCCGCGGTGAAGCACCTGGGCCATCACCGCTATGCCCTGGAGGTGGGGAAGGACACCACCCGCTACCACGCGGCGGGGGCGGCGGTCTCGGCGGGCATCGACGCCGAGAAGGCCGTGCTCGTGGCGGCGGATGCGGATCTGGATGCGGTTCTCTCCCAGCTCGCGGATGCGGGCGTCGAGTACGCCATCGTCGAGGGATTCAAGACCCGGGCCTTCCCCAAGATCGTCATCGGGGACCTCGCTGCGGAGAACACGGTTCTCCGCAACCCCGCCGTCGAGGAGGTCGTGGAGGCCCTGCCCCGCTTCCAGGACTACGTCACGCTGCCGGGGCTGGTTGCCGGGCTGCAGCGGGAGCACGGAGCGGACCGCGGCGCCATCGTCACCTATGCAGGGCGGGTGGAGGACGCGGGCGGGCGGGAGGGGGCGAGGGGGCCGCCCCCCGCAGCGATCGCTCTCGCCCTCGAGGAGATCCGCCGCGAGACAGAGGGCATGGCGGGCATCATCGGAGTCCGTCTGCACTGCAGTCCTCCGGGCATCGTCATGATCGCGGTTCTGGCGGAGGATTCGGCGGCCGCGTTCCAGGCTGCGGATGCGGCCCGGGAAAAGCTAATGAGACGGCTGCACCATACGGAATAG
- a CDS encoding DUF5806 family protein, producing the protein MEESGGRVQPDKYQKFKKVDGESYLKVNQFLRKHTYITAREWAIGRLCADFKTSSGAEMTYIGQHLPELVPFMVDTYSPQAVNQARSAFKRKVKKAGATFFYGAMCGFFTAEELDDVLFEASEVARFLLEVEGTTLDIDSEIEIEDRIAEVMRRVAEASARLRKKQPERESGG; encoded by the coding sequence ATGGAAGAGTCCGGCGGGCGGGTGCAACCCGACAAGTACCAGAAGTTCAAGAAGGTGGACGGCGAGTCCTACCTCAAAGTGAACCAGTTCCTCCGCAAGCACACCTACATCACGGCCCGCGAGTGGGCGATCGGGCGGCTCTGCGCGGACTTCAAGACCTCGAGCGGCGCGGAGATGACCTACATCGGCCAGCACCTGCCGGAGCTCGTCCCGTTCATGGTCGACACCTACTCCCCGCAGGCCGTGAACCAGGCGAGGTCCGCGTTCAAACGGAAGGTGAAGAAGGCCGGAGCCACCTTCTTCTACGGGGCGATGTGCGGATTCTTCACGGCCGAGGAGCTGGACGACGTGCTCTTCGAGGCGAGCGAGGTGGCGCGGTTCCTGCTGGAGGTGGAGGGGACCACGCTCGATATCGACAGCGAGATCGAGATCGAAGACCGGATCGCCGAGGTCATGCGGAGAGTGGCGGAGGCGTCTGCACGGCTGCGGAAGAAGCAGCCCGAACGGGAGAGCGGCGGGTAG
- a CDS encoding phosphatidylglycerol lysyltransferase domain-containing protein — MLSPADFREVTLADRDLFRRHYARFPQEHSDNTFTNMVAWNAYAHYRFAQVRESIVLASTIDGRTIFRVPIGPPDAELLEETIRLAVREGGDTPLAILDSASREKVAAAYPDLPLHPRRNYFEYVYRASDLAELRGRRYLNIRRQLNRFRRRCTYAVDAMGPDDLADVREFLLEWCDWRDCESHPILAHEKEAILRTLDHFQELGIEGRTIRVDGRVASMALFEPLNETTAVVHFEKGLPDCEGIYKAMNAETARVLAERFPFINRESDLGNAGLRESKMRYHPHHMVEVYVAQREDLARLLPG; from the coding sequence GTGCTCTCGCCCGCCGACTTCAGAGAGGTGACCCTGGCGGATCGCGATCTCTTCCGCAGGCACTACGCACGCTTCCCCCAGGAGCACAGCGATAACACGTTCACCAATATGGTGGCCTGGAACGCCTATGCGCACTACCGCTTCGCGCAGGTGCGGGAGAGCATCGTGCTCGCGAGCACCATCGACGGCAGGACCATCTTCCGGGTCCCCATCGGTCCGCCGGACGCGGAGCTGCTGGAGGAGACCATCCGGCTTGCTGTCCGCGAGGGAGGGGACACCCCTCTCGCCATCCTGGACTCCGCCTCGCGGGAGAAGGTCGCCGCGGCGTATCCCGATCTGCCCCTCCACCCGCGGCGGAACTACTTCGAATACGTCTACCGCGCCTCCGACCTGGCGGAGCTCCGCGGGCGGAGGTACCTCAACATCCGCCGTCAGCTGAACCGCTTCCGCAGGCGATGCACCTACGCCGTCGACGCCATGGGCCCGGACGACCTGGCGGACGTGCGGGAGTTCCTGCTGGAGTGGTGCGACTGGCGGGACTGCGAGTCCCATCCCATCCTTGCCCACGAGAAGGAGGCGATCCTCCGCACGCTGGATCACTTCCAGGAACTCGGGATCGAGGGGCGGACGATCCGCGTGGACGGCCGCGTCGCATCGATGGCGCTCTTCGAGCCGCTGAACGAGACCACCGCCGTCGTCCACTTCGAGAAGGGTCTGCCCGACTGCGAGGGGATCTACAAGGCGATGAATGCCGAGACCGCCAGGGTGCTGGCAGAACGCTTCCCGTTCATCAACCGGGAGTCCGATCTCGGGAATGCGGGGCTGCGGGAGTCCAAGATGCGCTACCATCCCCACCACATGGTGGAGGTCTACGTGGCGCAGAGGGAGGATCTGGCACGGCTGCTCCCCGGCTGA
- a CDS encoding GNAT family N-acetyltransferase: protein MGKTPDIEFRLVNTWSREEIVDLYRSAGWWCEEWDPAGVLPVIRGSYAFAVAVDRASGRAVGMGRVISDGVSDAYIQDLCLLSEYRRLGIGSGILSLLLDACRRGGIEWIGLIAEKGTEGFYAANGFRRCEGDVPMLYRGGE, encoded by the coding sequence ATGGGGAAGACTCCGGATATCGAATTCCGGCTGGTGAATACCTGGAGCCGTGAGGAGATCGTGGACCTGTACCGCTCTGCGGGGTGGTGGTGCGAGGAGTGGGATCCGGCGGGCGTCCTTCCGGTTATCCGGGGCAGCTACGCATTTGCCGTCGCAGTCGATCGGGCGAGCGGGCGGGCCGTCGGGATGGGGCGGGTGATCTCCGACGGGGTCTCGGACGCCTACATCCAGGACCTCTGCCTGCTCTCCGAATACCGGCGTCTCGGCATCGGATCGGGCATCCTGTCCCTCCTCCTGGATGCCTGCAGACGGGGAGGGATAGAGTGGATCGGCCTCATCGCGGAGAAAGGCACCGAGGGTTTCTACGCCGCGAACGGATTCCGGCGCTGCGAGGGGGATGTCCCCATGCTCTACCGGGGTGGGGAGTGA
- a CDS encoding tetratricopeptide repeat protein, producing MGMLPIFNSEPGPAAWVSRGNTLRSHGRFREALRCYDRAIDIDPSCADAWLEKGRLLQRMGHPDLALRRFERVLEIDPAREDARADIGRIRESLGRSARTPA from the coding sequence ATGGGTATGCTGCCGATCTTCAACAGCGAGCCCGGACCGGCTGCCTGGGTGAGCCGGGGGAACACGCTCCGCAGCCACGGGCGGTTCCGCGAAGCCCTGCGGTGCTACGATCGGGCGATCGATATCGATCCGTCCTGCGCGGATGCCTGGCTTGAGAAGGGGCGTCTGCTGCAGCGGATGGGTCATCCGGACCTCGCACTGCGCAGGTTCGAGAGGGTGCTGGAGATCGATCCCGCCCGCGAGGACGCACGGGCGGATATCGGCAGGATACGGGAGAGTCTGGGAAGATCCGCCCGGACGCCGGCTTGA
- a CDS encoding PRC-barrel domain-containing protein, whose product MATEGNTHDRAGAKGDCPDTLLRSGSIFGAGVRNRSGEELGHIRDILVDVESGRAAYIVLAFGGGVLGVGEKVFAIPWENLSSCPERGEFILDIGREHLEKAEGLSEDEWPLRSDWKHTRSLMPYREE is encoded by the coding sequence GTGGCGACGGAAGGCAATACGCACGATCGCGCGGGTGCGAAGGGAGATTGCCCGGATACGCTTCTCAGGAGCGGGAGCATCTTCGGTGCCGGCGTCCGCAACCGCAGCGGGGAGGAGCTCGGCCATATCCGGGACATCCTGGTGGACGTCGAGAGCGGGCGGGCTGCGTACATCGTGCTCGCCTTCGGCGGCGGGGTGCTCGGGGTGGGCGAGAAGGTCTTCGCCATCCCCTGGGAGAACCTGTCATCCTGCCCGGAGCGGGGGGAGTTTATCCTGGACATCGGGAGGGAGCACCTGGAGAAGGCGGAAGGGCTATCAGAGGACGAGTGGCCGCTTCGGAGCGACTGGAAGCACACCAGGTCCCTGATGCCCTATCGGGAGGAGTAG
- a CDS encoding PRC-barrel domain-containing protein produces the protein MANAGTETATGARTRGFGEGLRLLSARDIMSVKVRNPQGEDLGEIKNLMVDLNAGRIVYAVLAFGGVVGVGEKLFAIPWEAFSQRPDEEVFILNADRDLLEKSPGFREDEWPMHGDWELVEPLPAEARYPEERAEAERRERREMPMGESVGLYTPRRDIECPTYEAGRRSPEYDREWLEGMYAWFGVRPYWTVCE, from the coding sequence ATGGCGAATGCAGGAACGGAAACAGCGACCGGGGCGCGAACCCGGGGGTTCGGAGAAGGGCTGCGACTGTTGTCCGCGAGGGACATCATGAGCGTCAAGGTGCGGAACCCGCAGGGAGAGGACCTCGGCGAGATCAAGAACCTGATGGTCGACCTCAACGCCGGTCGAATCGTCTACGCCGTGCTCGCCTTCGGCGGGGTGGTCGGGGTGGGCGAGAAGCTCTTCGCCATCCCCTGGGAGGCCTTTTCCCAGAGACCTGACGAGGAGGTCTTCATCCTGAACGCGGACCGGGACCTGCTGGAGAAGTCTCCGGGGTTCCGCGAGGACGAGTGGCCCATGCACGGCGACTGGGAGCTCGTGGAGCCGCTCCCCGCGGAAGCCCGTTATCCGGAGGAGCGGGCAGAGGCGGAACGCCGGGAGAGACGGGAGATGCCCATGGGCGAATCCGTGGGGCTGTACACCCCCCGCCGGGACATCGAATGCCCCACCTACGAAGCCGGCCGCAGATCCCCGGAATACGATCGCGAGTGGCTGGAGGGCATGTACGCCTGGTTCGGCGTCCGCCCTTACTGGACCGTGTGCGAATAA
- a CDS encoding PRC-barrel domain-containing protein, producing the protein MRLLSADDAMDTKVRNPQGEDLGEIKNLMVDLNTGRIIYAVLAFGGVLGMGEKLYAVPWEALAARPEREGFVLNMDREQLENAPAFREDEWPMHGDWELVEPTRTAAYYTAAREVRPEERAAAPAERVEPRAETWEERQEAAKRRDEERYRGMSKEEIRSKQAAEIQALPRSMRPSTGRDIPGRGPACAAYEQAKKSPDYDREWLEGMFTWFGAPPYWCE; encoded by the coding sequence ATGAGGCTGCTGTCTGCGGACGACGCCATGGACACGAAGGTGCGGAACCCGCAGGGAGAGGACCTCGGCGAGATCAAGAACCTGATGGTCGACCTGAATACGGGCAGGATCATCTACGCCGTGCTCGCCTTCGGCGGGGTGCTCGGGATGGGCGAGAAGCTCTATGCCGTCCCCTGGGAGGCTCTGGCAGCCCGGCCGGAGCGGGAGGGCTTTGTCCTGAACATGGACCGGGAGCAGCTGGAGAATGCCCCCGCGTTCCGCGAGGACGAGTGGCCCATGCACGGCGACTGGGAGCTGGTGGAGCCGACCCGCACGGCGGCATACTATACGGCCGCACGCGAAGTCCGCCCGGAGGAGAGAGCGGCAGCCCCCGCCGAGCGTGTCGAGCCCCGCGCAGAGACCTGGGAGGAGCGGCAGGAAGCGGCGAAGAGGCGGGATGAAGAGAGATACCGGGGGATGAGCAAGGAAGAGATCCGGTCCAAGCAGGCTGCGGAGATCCAGGCGTTGCCGCGATCCATGCGCCCGTCCACCGGCCGCGACATTCCCGGACGGGGACCGGCCTGCGCCGCCTACGAACAGGCCAAAAAATCGCCGGATTACGACCGCGAGTGGCTGGAGGGCATGTTCACCTGGTTCGGGGCGCCGCCGTACTGGTGCGAGTAA
- a CDS encoding ribonuclease III domain-containing protein gives MAEIGRRERELEAVIGYSFRNPALLRRALTRLAYAKEQGLDAADHMDALATLGDAVFELATIESLVQSGETEKGAITNQKVNRVNMVQLRRVAESLRIERYVYWGRGEEGQHIWTSGRVLAECIEAVIGAVYLDGGMAAARQVLEHLGFLGC, from the coding sequence GTGGCGGAGATCGGGAGACGGGAGAGAGAACTCGAAGCGGTGATCGGCTACTCCTTCAGGAATCCTGCCCTGCTGCGGCGGGCGCTCACCCGCCTCGCCTACGCGAAGGAGCAGGGTCTGGATGCGGCGGACCACATGGACGCCCTGGCAACCCTGGGAGACGCGGTCTTCGAGCTCGCCACAATCGAGAGCCTGGTGCAGTCGGGCGAGACCGAGAAGGGCGCGATCACGAACCAGAAGGTGAACCGCGTGAATATGGTGCAGCTCCGCAGGGTTGCGGAGTCCCTCCGCATCGAGCGGTACGTCTACTGGGGCAGAGGGGAGGAGGGGCAGCACATCTGGACGTCGGGACGGGTGCTCGCCGAGTGCATCGAGGCGGTGATCGGCGCCGTCTACCTGGACGGGGGCATGGCAGCCGCCCGGCAGGTGCTGGAGCACCTGGGGTTCCTCGGGTGCTGA
- a CDS encoding glycosyltransferase, translated as MAVPSLVDYHGVVKDKVIADIYRKARTLYGSHIAMINSTYQGGGVAELISSLMPLINDIGIDAEWRLLHGNPNFFTVTKKIHNGLQGEAVTVSAAEKQLYLATNENFPSYAHLDHDAIIVHDPQPLPLIRYHRRTQPWIWQCHIDLTHPDEEIWKFIQGYVLLYDLMVVSDEKYLKEDLPVEQRIVTPAIDPLTVKNREIPHGAIQKYVESYGIPTDKPILTQISRFDKWKDPLGVLDIFEEVRTEIDCRLVLCGCMAADDPEGYGIYESVARKARDLAREGDIIFITCENNMLVNVLQRVSDVILQKSLREGFGLTVTEALWKGRPVVASNVGGIPLQITDGENGFLVDPTDTRTFADRIVQLMQDPAMANEMGRKGKETVREKFLITRMLGDYLDLLNYIMQ; from the coding sequence ATGGCCGTACCGAGTCTCGTGGATTATCACGGCGTGGTCAAGGACAAGGTGATCGCCGACATCTACCGCAAGGCGAGAACGCTCTACGGAAGCCATATCGCCATGATCAACTCCACCTACCAGGGCGGCGGCGTGGCCGAACTCATATCGTCGCTGATGCCGCTCATCAACGACATCGGGATCGACGCCGAGTGGAGGCTGCTCCACGGGAACCCCAACTTCTTCACCGTCACGAAGAAGATCCACAACGGTCTGCAGGGTGAGGCGGTGACCGTCTCGGCGGCGGAAAAGCAGCTCTATCTCGCCACCAACGAGAACTTCCCCAGCTACGCCCACCTCGACCACGACGCGATCATCGTCCACGATCCGCAGCCCCTCCCCCTCATCCGCTACCACCGCCGCACGCAGCCCTGGATCTGGCAGTGCCACATCGATCTCACGCACCCCGACGAAGAGATCTGGAAGTTCATCCAGGGCTACGTCCTCCTCTACGACCTGATGGTCGTCTCCGACGAGAAGTACCTGAAAGAGGATCTGCCCGTGGAGCAGCGGATCGTCACTCCGGCGATCGATCCCCTGACGGTGAAGAACCGCGAGATTCCCCACGGGGCGATCCAGAAGTACGTCGAGAGCTACGGCATCCCCACCGACAAGCCGATCCTCACCCAGATCTCGCGGTTCGACAAGTGGAAGGATCCCCTGGGGGTGCTGGACATCTTCGAGGAGGTGCGAACGGAGATCGACTGCCGCCTGGTGCTCTGCGGGTGCATGGCGGCCGACGATCCCGAGGGCTACGGGATCTACGAGAGCGTTGCCAGAAAGGCGAGGGATCTCGCCAGGGAGGGGGACATCATCTTCATCACCTGCGAGAACAACATGCTCGTGAACGTCCTCCAGCGCGTCTCGGACGTGATCCTCCAGAAGTCCCTGCGGGAGGGGTTCGGGCTCACGGTCACCGAGGCGCTCTGGAAGGGCCGCCCGGTCGTCGCATCGAACGTGGGCGGGATCCCGCTCCAGATCACGGACGGCGAGAACGGGTTCCTGGTAGACCCGACGGACACCCGCACGTTCGCCGACCGCATCGTGCAGTTGATGCAGGATCCGGCCATGGCGAACGAGATGGGCAGGAAAGGAAAAGAGACGGTGCGGGAGAAGTTCCTGATCACCCGCATGCTGGGGGATTACCTGGACCTGCTGAACTACATCATGCAGTAG